One Halorientalis litorea DNA segment encodes these proteins:
- a CDS encoding winged helix-turn-helix domain-containing protein codes for MAESDGETIADLPPSAKLVYKVLEYDGPLTQKGIVEESMLSARTVRYALERLEEVGVVDEDVYFADARQNLYELVVDDQPADQTDTAVSD; via the coding sequence ATGGCAGAATCCGACGGCGAGACCATCGCGGACCTCCCGCCGAGCGCGAAGCTCGTCTACAAAGTGTTGGAGTACGACGGCCCGCTCACGCAGAAAGGTATCGTCGAAGAGTCGATGCTATCGGCCCGGACCGTCCGCTACGCGCTCGAACGTCTCGAGGAGGTGGGAGTCGTCGACGAGGACGTCTACTTCGCCGACGCACGCCAGAACCTCTACGAACTCGTCGTCGACGACCAGCCCGCAGACCAGACCGACACCGCCGTCTCAGACTGA
- a CDS encoding GNAT family N-acetyltransferase, producing the protein MNAEERPTFESAETEQIYRYVERHGTAKRHKLLDVVSLSAEEFRDALDRLTAKGYIEEENGNFRVALNVGAIEEHEAEDGTAYAIRPARQQDFEGLVETIRSVTDEETYVVAESVAEELLYEDTVTRHNPVESRVFFVAAIDDTLVGWTHLDLPQLDQLRHTAQQTVGVDPDHRRHGIGSALLERGLDWAEANGYRKAYNSVPVTNEPAIRFLEDHGWNTEAMRKDHYTIGEKTVDELMMARKL; encoded by the coding sequence ATGAACGCCGAAGAGCGTCCGACGTTCGAGTCGGCAGAGACGGAGCAGATATACCGATACGTCGAGCGACACGGGACGGCGAAGCGACACAAGTTACTCGACGTGGTGTCGCTGTCGGCCGAGGAGTTCAGGGACGCGCTCGACCGTCTCACCGCCAAAGGGTACATCGAGGAGGAGAACGGGAACTTCCGCGTCGCGCTGAACGTCGGTGCCATCGAGGAACACGAAGCCGAGGACGGAACGGCCTACGCGATTCGCCCGGCCCGTCAGCAGGACTTCGAGGGACTGGTCGAGACCATCCGGTCGGTCACCGACGAGGAGACGTACGTCGTCGCCGAGAGCGTCGCCGAGGAACTGCTCTACGAGGACACCGTGACTCGCCACAACCCAGTCGAGTCCCGCGTGTTCTTCGTCGCCGCCATCGACGACACCCTCGTCGGCTGGACCCATCTCGACCTCCCGCAACTCGACCAGTTGCGCCACACCGCCCAACAGACCGTCGGCGTCGACCCCGACCACCGCCGGCACGGCATCGGTAGTGCCCTCCTCGAACGCGGACTGGACTGGGCCGAAGCCAACGGCTACCGGAAGGCGTACAACAGTGTCCCCGTCACCAACGAACCCGCCATCCGCTTCCTCGAAGACCACGGCTGGAACACCGAGGCCATGCGCAAGGACCACTACACCATCGGCGAGAAGACCGTCGACGAACTGATGATGGCCCGCAAACTGTAA